In Canis lupus dingo isolate Sandy chromosome 25, ASM325472v2, whole genome shotgun sequence, the genomic window AAACCCACGGTCTCCCCTCAATACCCTCAAATGGTCAACTGGGACCAGTTCTGCTGGTTTGCTCAGGGTCCGGGTGTGAGCAGGACCCCACTCCTCCCACGGCCCCTCACAGTCGCGGTGTCCATGCAAGCTGTCGGCTTCTCTAGAGGAGGTTAGGTGGCTCATCCGGGTGGAGCCGTTTCTGACCTCGCCCAAGTCCCCTAACCGCTTTATCCCTcacttttttcatctgtaaaatgggacgaTAATGGGGTTGGGGGCAAATGGCTCGCGCGCACACGCTCGCTCGTGCCGGGATCGCCTGGGTCTCCTCCAAAGGGCGCCGCGGGGGATCCGGGAGgcccgggctgcgggcgggggtCGGGGGAGCTCGGTGCGCACAGGCCCCGGGCCGGGTTGGTGGTACTCACCGCCGCCAGGGGTCGCCGCACTAACATCCCAAGCCGCTCATGGAGCCGATCCGGTCCAGCTTGAGGCCGAAGCAGCCCTTGGACAAACCCTTCTTGTTGCCTCCTTTGTATTTGCGCGCGTTGGGGTGCTCATGCAGGAGGCGCACCCACGCGGCCCGCGACTTGGTGTCCACGCGCAGGTCCCGGAGCAGTCGCGACCGGTCGCCCTTGAGGTtggcgccgccgcccccgggaGTTTTGTCGCCCTTCTTCTGACCGCCCCCCGCAGCCTGGGGCTCGGCCAGCTCCTCCCCGGGCGGAGTTCGCGGGACCTGTCCGAGGGAAAGGACCGGCAGGTGAAGGGACGCCCGCGGCAGCGCCAGGTACTTGGCGGGACCCCTGCTGCTCTGGCCCGACGCCCCGCCAGCGCGATTTGTCCCTTTGGAGACCCGAGCGCGCCCCCACAGACGCGGGACGGCTCGGCCCTGCATCCACCTGCCACGCAGCCGCCTTGTCGGCTCCTTAGGGGAGCCCTTGCCCTCCCGTCCTTTGCGCCCTGCCGGGCTGGCCACACTGGGGCAGGGGCTGCGCATCTGTCGACGTTCTCCTGAGGCTGGGGATGCAGCCCCCCGAGGCGGTGTCGAGGGCTCCCCGGCTCGCACCCGTGCACGTCTCGGAGGAGAGGGCCGCCTTCGCGCCCTCTGCTCCCTCTCGTGCGCTGCAGCCTCCTAGGCCCCCAGCCCTCCCACAGCCCCTCACAGTCCCGATGTCCATGCAACAGCACCCACCTTCGGCGGTGCCCCGGGCTTGGCTTCGGAGGGCCGGAGCGAGAGTAGCGTGAGCAGCAGGGCGCAGGCCAGCAGCTGCGAGAGGTGCATGGTGC contains:
- the NPPC gene encoding C-type natriuretic peptide — protein: MHLSQLLACALLLTLLSLRPSEAKPGAPPKVPRTPPGEELAEPQAAGGGQKKGDKTPGGGGANLKGDRSRLLRDLRVDTKSRAAWVRLLHEHPNARKYKGGNKKGLSKGCFGLKLDRIGSMSGLGC